A region of the Hemitrygon akajei chromosome 11, sHemAka1.3, whole genome shotgun sequence genome:
CATAGGGAATCTGAGGCCATCTGTTGGTCGGAgtcaaccatggatattgtgtcctggTTGTCTACGTGATACATAAGCCAGGGCAACATGGACAGCAAGCTGTTGTATATGCAACAGGTCTCCCCTTTCCACATAGCTGATGAAATTAAATGAATGGCAGACACCAATACAATtaggcaccagcagcatcacgaAAGTTGCCAGTCAGCTTTAAACTCAACGAACGACTACCTTTGGGACTTCAgatttcccccccccacccccccagggtTTACTCCCTAATCCTTCCCCATGAGAGAGAAACACAGCTGAAAGATAGTTGAAGTTTGTgatcagagttctccttctcctagatcaggggtaggcaaccgtaaGCACAAATTATTTTCTAGCatgcgttattcattaatttgaggcaaaacataactagatgtatttaaatggataattcccatatttcaagttttaTTTTAATGGCATTTATCTGGCCTACCGTCCGCTCATTAATACACGATctggcccacagaggcaaaaaggaTGCTGACCCGTCCTAGATGAACTGCCAGCCACTGCTGACGAGCCTGATCTGCTCAAAGGAACtgattttaaggtgccagtaacccaccttcgcctctcctcctgtcagtagaaacagttccgctggcTAGAGgccaagccacacatgaaggccaggagctggacttggttgtcagaggagACACATGCTATtaggagcttatccccaccatcTCCCCAGCCAAGAGAACCTTAAGGAAAAGTAATTTGTTTGTAGGTTAACGAACTGATTATAACAACAGCTGGAGGCCATCTCCAACTCCCGTATAGTTAGAACCAGCAATGAATGAGATGATGGAAAATATGAAAACTATGCACCAAACATCACAGATTAACAAACATCTAATTTCACAAGGAAGACCCAGAAACTGCCTACAAACTGATACAAGAAGCAATGTGAAATTCAGATCTCTCTCAACAGTGCATTAAAAATGAATGCACTGATCAAAATCAGCCACTTTAGGGGGTACTAATGACAACCAAGCTATGAATCAAGACATTGGACCAttgattttctgtttttttttcctgtataAAATTAATTTATATTATCATTATTACATTTTTGGGGTGAGAAAGAAGATGCCCCATTTGGTATCCCATTGCCCCAATATGAATATGGTCCTTGCTAATAATGCAAGGCAAAAATTGGACAGTATCTTTAAGATTTATCTGAGGAATAGAAGTCCAAATTACATTAGATTTTACAATCAAAATGCCCCAACACATCTCACTCAATACACTCAAGTAAAAAAAATTCCACGATCCATTAAAGAATGAGTGTTTAAATAATATCTGTATTTTGAATCAACATCAGTCAGTATTGCATTATTCAATTGCATTCAGCGTTCCAACAATAAGGATGATAACTTGTAAGAGTTCACATCTTCAAACTTTCAGGTCTTCAGATCCtgggaaaaaaaaccaaaatcaaACAATTAATAGAATGTAATAAACAGCATGATACAAAGTTATAAACAACTTACAGCACTTAGTTAAAATGCCACCTAACTGAAAGAAAGTTTCATGGGAAAATTGGGGAAGATTAAAAGAATTTTATATAaagatttcaagaggactaggttGATTTAAAACTAGTTTTAAATCTACACAAAGGAAACCATGAAGGAATGAGTTTGTTCATGGCGGAATGGCACTATGTGAATGAATTAATATGCATGATAGCAACAAAAACAAATGAACACAAGCTTACTATAACTATATATCTCTTCAAGGCATTAAACCTTAACAGGATCAGGGGGTCCATCAACCATGAGTGAGACTGCCAGTGGTAGGGACTGCCAATACTCACTGCTAGAATAGTACCAGATCTAAGATTTAAATCAGAAAACTGGGAGCTTTATCCTTGGAGCAGAAACAATTAAAGTAAAAACGATGACATTGTAAATATGGAGGATCTGCTTTCAGTGATAATTGTCAGGAGTCTGCAGATGGATTCAAAATACTGGTTAAACCAATCAAAGATgtcacatgaaaataaaagatcaTGTTCCTGCAACCTGGGTTGTGAAAAGGAAAAATCATGCTTGGTTAAAATGGAGTGAACAGACCATAagaccaggagcagaattaggccatttggcccatcatgtttaCCATTTTTcctggaatggcagagtagacaaGTATGGGATTACAATGAGCTAAGTAATTCATTGGCTAGCTCCAGTAATGAGCCTGCATTGATATTGTGGGCCACATGGTCTCCTCCAGCACTCTGCAACTGGTTCCAGCTCCACTAACCCTCACCGCACTTAATCCAAACACAGACGTTTGGAGATTCAGACCCTGGTCTTGAGTTAATTGAACTCAGACCACTACAACTGATCTTTTGCCCTTGGTGAGTGTAAGATTGTTAGAAGTATGAAGGAGTGAAACCTACACATTTGAGAAAGACCTGAGAGCATTCATGAAACCATAGAGCAGCTTCTGTCACAACTGGGAGGAATACAATTATTGCAGCtttaatcctttttttaaaaaaaaaatgctctTTTAAACCCCGTTTGAAACATGAAAGTTGTATAATGAGGGAGGACCACaaaacacaggagtagaattaggccatttggccaatcaagtctgttctaccatttcatcatggctaatttattatccttctcaaccccattctcctgccttctctcagtaACATTTAACACCttaactaatcaagaaactaccaaCCTCCATTTTAtatatacacccaatgacttgggctacacagccacctgtggcaatgaattccacagattctccagcctctcactaaagaaattcctcatctctgtttcttAGATAAGTAGCCTAAAGGCACATCCTTCTATTTGCAGGCTATGGCaactagtcctagactctcccaccataggaaacttcctctccatatcctctctctctaggcctttcaatatttgatacatTTCAGTGACGACCCCCATTTTCTTTTagcaagtaaaggcccagagcgatcaaacactgctcatacaataatcctttcattcccaagacCCCCTTCCATGCCAGCatctcctttcttagataaggggcataaaattgcttacaatactcccaagtgcaatctgaccaatgcattGCAAGGCCTCAGGCATtacacacaagagaaaatctacagatgctgccgaagggttttggcccgaaacatcaactgtacttttcccccacatatgctgcctggcctgctgagttcctccagtattctgtgcgTGTTCCTCAACCTTGTTCTTAATATTTTAGTCctcaaaatgaatgataacattacatttgccttccttactgccGACTCAGCCTgcaggttaatctttagggaaggGAGCAACAATTAATAGAATAGCAACCATCGCAAGGATACAGAAGAAAAGATACAGAATACACCTGCCCCcaaacttcttccctcaccaccatcccaggccccagacagtcctttcaggtgaggcaccacttcacctgcgagtcaactggggtgatatacagTATCCAGTGCTcacgatgtggccatttatacattggagagacccgctgcagactgggagaccgttttgctgaacaccggcgctcagtcctccagcaatggcaggatctccctgtggccacacacttcaattccacagaccactcccactccgatatgtctgtccatggcctcctctaccgtcaagatgaggccacacacaggttcatggagcaacaccttatctcccgcctaggtagcctcctacctgccggcatgaacattcaactcacagacctccgttgatacccctgcccccctccttaccccatccctatctataattttagtctggttctctttctctcttttttcccccctcactataatctccccccagccctacctttctttcttttatttcccataattctccacctttcccctaacccacttcccagctctctacttcatccctccccccacttcttatcccccccctgaccatcccatgttacttcactcctgatgaagggtttcggcctgaaacgtcgtcactacctcctcccatagatgctgtctggcctgctgagttctgccagcattttgtgttttttaaaaaaatttatttccagcatctgcagattcactcgtgttgcctacaGAAGAACTCTATCATCTTCTTCACATTTGGATAAaaacatcaacatttaataaaaaaTTTATTGAAATCTTACTTTCACCACTGCTACATCTCTTGCCTGGTATTCACAACCAGGTAAGCCACAGCACAAGGGGAcccaaaattttaaaaatggatCACTCGACTTTAACTGGAAAATTTTTCTTGGATTGATGTACCACTTCATAAAACAACTGCACTGTCGTAAACATCACTAACAATTTGCTTTTGATAAGCCATTTTGAACATTAAAAAGCACCTGTAACTACAGTTCTgagcaaatacacacacacagcccctaggacttttgcacagtactgtatttgttgagaggagagtgagtttgtaaatctggcgggagcaaatgatgttggaaatggcaaGGAGAGGTATGGGACAgctggcagaggagtgccagaggGCAGAGACTGGGGTAAGGGCAGAGACACTCAACCCTGAGACAGCAAGCAAAGTAATCTGATTccgaacaattggtttactgatcattactcTATGTCTCGCTCAAAGggtgctttctgctccctccccttttccccaaacatgattcccctctccctgccctcttcccgcTCTCAGTTCACCAGAGAccctcatcagaatcaggtttgtcattactcacacgtcatgaaatttgttttcatttttgcagcagtacggtgcaatatacaaaattactacagtactgtgcaagtcttcAGGCACCCTGGCCATATACATGTGCCcaaagcttttgcacagtactgtacacagATCAACAAAAATGCATTACTTACACATTACTGTTTTGGCTTGTTGACTTTTACGCTTACATCTCCTACTTTCTTAGCCTCTGCTTGGTACTGGGGTTTCAGAGCAGCCCGCACTGCTTGCGCACAAATACGAGAATAACGAATGTAACTGGAAGAAAACCCAGAGCAAAAGTAAATCAAAGCATTCCTTTGGTGTGAGGCTCAAATGTAATTAATGACCCAACCACAAAAGCAATAATTCCAATAAAATATACTTGTTAATATGCTGAAGCCACAAGAAGTGAGATGAGGCTTCCAAGGATTTATCTGTGAATCTAAATCACCTGTGTTCAGCTTGCACCACTTCTTTACATAAACAGGACATCTCAGATGGATAGAATTTTATGCAAAGATCAAAAGTGATTTAATACACTGGAATATTAATTTTTACTGCACGGTGTATGGACTAAGCTGTCTCGATGGCACGAAAAGCCTTTCCATTGTATTTCAACACCAGTGACAATAATATTAGTGTACTGTTCCAAGAGAAAAGATCACCGAGGGAGCAGCAAAGTAGATTGGTTTCAGGAAAAACATGTATGCTGTGTTACATCAGGCAAAACTGACTACATACACTAGCGTTTAGCAGAATAAGACATTATCGTAACGTTAAATCCTTACATGATTCAACAGATAGGATGCAGGGGATGCTTCACGTCAAGAGGATTTTTGAGCTAGAAGTCACAATTTCAGAATAAAAAGGCCATTTAGTGCCAAAATGGACAGAAATAACTTCATCAAAGCGTTTGTTGCCCCAGATTCCAGCAAGTGCAGACGCTAATCTCTCGAGGTCTCCCGACCAGAGGGCTGCGGCAGCAGTTAACAAGCTCATTCAAAAGAAACCACTGGATTTCTGGACGTGGAAGGCACTGATGAGTGACAAGCAGGCTCAAGGGGACCCAACAGCCAACTCCAGCGCTTGATAAACTAATTTGGAAGGCAAACATTGAAGCTTCAAGGCCCCTCCGTCTacaccctcaacctccaccccccAACCAAGGGCACTGCGCCCTGCTCCCTAGCCGAAGACATGCCGGGCGATACCATATAACCTCCAGCCAGCTCCTCAAGGTGGAAGCAGGCAGCGCCTCACGGGCCTACTGGTGAAGGCACCATCGGGCAGCATCCGACGGTGGCACCAGTACCCTCGACCCCAGACCCACCTCATACCCCTTCGGTCCCGGACCTACCTGAGTCCCGCCTGTCTCCAGTGCGCCACCATTTTCCCTCCGCTCCCTGTTCCTCTACCCCACAGTGAAGATGGCGGTAGACGTAGCGCGGCCAGCTGCAGTCAACCAatcagtggccgattaggaatcTCGACCAATGAAATTATCAACTGCCGTCTAATACAACCAATTGGCACACAGTCTCTATAGGACTGGCCAATCACTTTCTTGGAAGTGCCAACCATGCGGAGTGTGCACTACATACACCAATCACAAACCAGCATTGCCAGCAATCGGCCATTCAGGATTTGCTAAACCCGGAAAGATAATCTACGTCCCACAGCCGGAAGTCCGAGGTTTTCCAACCTCAACGGAGTTCAGATTGAAACTGAGCGACCCcttctcaatagacaataggcgcagaagtagaccattcggcccttcgagcctgcaccgccattctgagatcatggctgatcatctactatcaatacccggttcctgccttgtccccatatcccttgattcccctatccataagatacctatctagctccttcttgaaagcatccagagaattggcctccactgccttccgaggcagtgcattccagacccacacaactctctgggagaagaagtttttccttaactctgtcctaaatgacctaccccttattctcaaaccatgccctctggtactggactctcccagcatctggaacatatttcctgcctctatcttgtccaatcccttaataatcttacatgtttcaatcagatcccctctcaatctccttaattccagcgtgtacaagcccagtctctctaacctctgcgtaagacagtccagacatcccaggaattaacctcgtgaatctacgctgcacttcctctacagccaggatgtccttccttaaccctggagaccaaaactgtacacaatactccaggtgtggtctcaccagggctctgtacaaatgcaagagggttAATAAAgggcaacattccattagccttcttcactgcctgctgcacttgctcattcaccttcagtgactgatgaacaaggactccgagatctctttgtattactcccttacccaactctataccgttcagataataatctgccttcctgttcttactcccaaagtggataacctcacacttattcacattaaacgccatctgccaagtatctgcccactcacccagcctatccaagtcaccctgaattctcctaacatcctcatcacatgtcacactgccacccagcttagtatcatcagcaaatttgctgatgttatattctatgccttcatccaaatcgttaacgtaaatggtaaacagctgtggtcccaataccgagccctgtggcaccccactagtcaccacctgccattccgagaaacacccattcaccgctaccctttgctttctatctgccaaccagttttctatccatgtcaatgccttccccccgatgccctgagctttgattttacccaccaatcttttatgtgggaccttatcaaatgccttctgaaaatcgaggtacactacatccactggatctcccttgtctaacttcctggttacatcctcaaaaaactccaacaacTCCGAGAATCTGTCGTCACAGCCAGGATCCACCCACTTTCTATTCCCACACCGATATGTCTGTCCACGGTCTCTTCTATTGCCGTACTGAGGCCAATTGCAGATTTGAGGAAGGGCACCTCACTATTTCCTCGTGGTTTTCTCCAAACAGACGGCATCGATGTTGTTTCTCCCATTTGCAGCAACTCTGCCTCAGCCTCTCACACCGCCCTCATCCTCCTAGTCCCATTACCTCTTTTCTCTCCCTACCGGACCAACCCGTCACCCACATCTTCTTTCCTTAGctctcctccctccttccctatAATCCATCGTTTACTGGCCTCTTCCTTCTTCAGCTCCTTGTTATTTCAgcccttcccagcttctcacatcatttccTCCACGCCATCTTCCTCCCTTCCTCACCTTATCACCAGCCAGTTCCTGctgctctcctcctcctcctcctcctcctcctccatccgTTTATGGAGTTGGCTTGTTATTTttcactgaggtacagtgaaaaactcgttaatttcatcaactttgcctctaacttccaccctgtcctcaaattcacttggtccattcctAACACcgctctcccctttctcaatgtcTCTGTCAGACTGTCTACTGATAGCTGGACCTTCAACcgttcagggctccaaacagtccttccatgtgaggcaacacttcaactgCGAGTCAGTCAGGGTAATTTACTGTATGCAGCGTACCCGGGGCAgcctcctccacattggtgaCTGGGGGGGCGCCTTGTTGAGAATCTTGGCTCTGTTTGCAATAGGCTTACCTTcctagtggtcacccatttttattatacttcccattcccattcaaacATTTTggtgcatggcctcctctaatgcCACGATAGGGTCATTCTCAGGTTAGAGAAGCAACACCTAATATTCTAGTAACCTCCAAACTAACAACCATTtctctaacttacagtaatttttcacCCCTCTCCCTTTTTTCATTCCCCTTTCAGGCTCTCCTCAGCCCTTCTCCTCCCTGCCTATTACCTACCTCCGGTTTCCATCGTCCTACTCTTTCTCCTATgatctcctctcctgtcagatcccaccttcttcagcccttcacctttcaagtgtcaacttctcacttcatccctcctcttccaacctcccccctcacctggctttacctatcacctgacagctttgctccttcccctccccactcctTATTTTGGAGATGTAGGGTTATCGGTCCAAAATGCCAACTGCttctcctctccacagatgctgcctgatgtggtGGTAGTTATTAGTGTTATTCCTGTGTCACTCTTAGATattcccacatgggaggagttaACAAGCACAGtaatcaataaagttcagttgaatatCTTGCAAGGCTGATGTCCAGGTGTGCTCTGCACCAGCCCTCAATATCAACCACAACATGGTGTCAGCAGTCGTTCATCATTGATGAATTCGTGTTACAGACCTGGTGAGATCCCCAACAAGAAATAATTTACAGTAAGACTGTTCTTGTGAGCATATATCTGTGAAAAATATCCAGAGACTTATCAACCTAAACTGCCTATGCTAGTTTGCTAAATGCGTGCACCATGAGGCTGAGCTGAGAACTGGCCGGAGATACTAGGCAATGCCTTCAGGCTGCATGCAAAAGTGGATACATTGTAATAATCCATGGGCACTAGCCTGGGGAAGTGCACAGAGTCACAGACGCAGCAGAGAAGTTGGTTAAAATCTCAGGGAGAGAAAAGAAGACATTTGTAGTCTTAATAaatcaacaaacaaacaaacagaaaaACTAAGCAAATATCTGCGGTATCTACATCTACTTATTTAATAAAGCTCCCCAAGACATTTGAATTCTCTAAACCAGGGGATTTTAAGAGATTGCTCATACGCTTCAAGAGACTTACGATTGCAAGCAATCTCACTCAGGCTTCAGAAGAGCATCAAGTAAACACACTGATACACTGCATGGGGGACAAAGCAGATGACACCATGGGTGGATTAGAACTGACAGATGCTCACTAAAAGgagtacaaaacagtgcaggacaaattcaaagaatatttcagaggaaagcaaatgtgataTATGAAAGGGCAAAGTTCAACTCCAGGAAAAAGGAGCCAGATGAAAGTGTGAATGACTTTATCACAGTATGCCCTCTCAGACAACTGTGCATATGGAAATCTGAGAGATGAGCTCATTAGAATAGGATTGTTGTCAAGCTACAAATTGTCAGAGAGACTTCAGTTACAGGCAAATTTCACACTAGAGAAAGCTCtttggtcagacagagtgaaactgttCATCAGCAACAGGCAGAACTCAGGCATGGAAATGATACTGAGGTAAAACTAGAAGCTATACAAAAAGAATGGTACAAACAAGGTGCAGTCAGGATgaatagaaagaggtgacagtagagctcagctcaaacaaaacAGACAAGCAAAACAAAGAGCAGGTAAAATGTCCATCTGCAGGAGATGCGGCAAGTTTCCATTCCACGTCAAAGAGCTCTGTTTAGCAAAAGAAGGGAAATGCCACCAATGCAATAGAGTTGGCCATTATAAAATTGAATGTCACTCAAAAACAGATCTTCAGGAGTCAAAGAAGACCATGATTCAGACAAAGAGAGAGGTCCCCCTGGGGCTCTAGATTCAAATAGACAAGGCTGGTGTAATTCAGTTGCAAAATGGACACTTGGGCATCCCCAAATGTCTGTTCACAAAACTGGTGAAGAAAACAGGCATTACACTAAACCCAATGAAGAAAGTGTTCACGGGGCCAGGGAAACATGAACTCAGTGTGAAAGAAATGCTTACTACTTCCTTCCATAAAAATGAGAAACAATTAAAAGAGGATGTCTGTTGT
Encoded here:
- the atp5f1e gene encoding ATP synthase subunit epsilon, mitochondrial, giving the protein MVAHWRQAGLSYIRYSRICAQAVRAALKPQYQAEAKKVGDVSVKVNKPKQ